The Triticum aestivum cultivar Chinese Spring chromosome 6D, IWGSC CS RefSeq v2.1, whole genome shotgun sequence genomic sequence tcccggatattggtcacttgtattatatacgcttccaccacctgcaataagtctcctcgagcctcacccgacgctcgaagagctgtagtcttcaggagtcatatcactcgcttcgcggtgatatttccaccaccgttattatcgtgagttagtagtatgccaccctatccgccgtcttgttttatcggcgtgcatgtaataaattgttgggcagtctccgctcaaccttgtattatatttagtactcctggtatttttttcttctgtgaccaagatattgtctaccagtgagaaggaattcttccttactggtccgtaaaagggattggtctctcaataattattttattgaaaaaccggtcgtgacacttgtttgtttgatttgtggaaccctagtttattttattttattgaaaagatatggttggatacatagattgacatgttatttctatggaaaagttattcgtatgaagtaggcctagtttagtttatttgtactgaaattatactcgtattgagaagaatgctttggatacatatgctttgaatcttgcatgtagtaggcctactttagtttttttgaattgaaaagataatagtgttgacaagaatgctttgttgaaattgttaggatggtttggcttctcgatgatcattgggacaaacaacaccggtcgtacgctatgtcggtggagcagtgggtaatactgaaagtggccggtgttatgaatttcgtatttttttcaaacacaaatgccccatatgtaatgttatgatttgtttatttgtaggagcttgcacctctgaagcttcggtctcacggggtcacccttggatggatgcgctatgatgagcggtacacaccgtatgtaagggaggcaggacttctccctttcattcagttggtctgccggtcgacgccacccaacaatgttgtagcactcaccgcgcttattgatcattggaggccggagacacacactttccatcttcggaccggggagatgaccgtgacgctccaggatattgctatgatcaccggtcttcctatcgatgggaatcctttatgtatgaacacccattctgatgggtggcgcgcgcagatgcatgcccttatcggtatggttcctccggagcctcgggaaccagaagcagaagataataagaaggaaagagtcgcagccggcgctactttcacgtggatatcatcgaacttcggtacttgccctgaggatgctaatgaggacatggtgaagacatatgctcgtgtctacatgtggtacgtgatatccaggactatgtttgctgatggcacaggcaagaatgctccatggatgtggctgaaggcgttgaccgtcttatagcaaatggagttggggttcggcgacactggcttacttgtatcgacaggtatgaagttgtttccttttcacttcattgatacattatcaatgcgctcttgcggcaaatttgaccatgttctcttttatgtgcagttggacgaagcctgttgtaggcacactggaggtattggtggttgtctgctcggactttccatatggagctgggagcgtttgctGGTTGGACGGccgaagaccgtgaagtacgaggattgggacgacaaagacgacccactacggctccccacttaggcttacaagtgggatgtgttaaatgagacgacggatgatccctcggtcatgtacaagttgtacaagagcgagctggacgcgatcacgcctgagcaggtgaaccgacattgcataagtgattatcatgcttgtatcgtaactcgatatcaattttgcattcaatcccattttgcaggtgaaatgggagccgtatggaaaaggagagagttttggtaaccctatGGAGTTCAGGCTGAATTCGTTGTGCattagggatagggatctctggcatatgcggtgcccactgatatgcaactgggcggttgagcttcacctgccacatcgggtgttccgccagtttggtttgttccagccacacccgccggagtgggaggacacggacaagttgctacacgcgtaagatataattaaccttgagcacttagcagcttctcgacggtttcgatgatgctaatattctgtttctaacttgcaggttggataggaaaaagcagcggaagatcaaggattgggccaaccatcacaggaagtatgtcgtgcagttcgctcttagtatggagcaagcaagggctggaaaacgatcccagcttcgtgagcactgcccgatcgcgttcaacaactatctcacatggtttcttgcaagtacccgcgtggaggtatgcaagccggcgtatgctgaggagattctggaagaacccaccatttttgatgaggtagcccagcaccagtacaacgcattagtcaggaaaggcaactcagtgatcccttcagctccaatgatgaactttgtggttagccctttttgcttttccattcgcactattcacatcttcgcttgcctaacactttgataccgtttctgttcatagcgtgcccagatcaagaaagcagccgatgagaccgagactattctggaaacaaccccggctggcaaaagcgatggggaaggtgcacttcgagcattcattaaggttcacatctccttcaaactagcacttaacataTGTTGCTACGTTCcatgtctcattcacttgtacatgttgcagcgccagggccaaaagttaaggcggctatcaaaccttttcggttgtcgtgaccccgagtatgtatcaccaaaacggtctaggtcggcgacaccatcagatcccgcttcggggcagggccatggtgaacctttcgaggatgaggatgtgggtgtggtcacccaagaggtatggcatgacgatatatatccatttgttgatgcattgctaactatatcctcacacacggtctttccatatcttctgttgatgcataggttgctgatgatatgaccGTGAGGACGTACCAGGCTCGGTCTGCATACGAGTtgaagcctaggaagggaatgaacaagtacacacctgaagacttcacccaaagaggccaaagaggcaaaaggacggtcggcacctcgcggatggcggctttggatgactatttggatgacTATGTAGATGACGTGGAGGAACCGGAGCCGGAGTCGGAGCgggttcctcttcctaggaaggtgaagaagataaGCGTCAACAGGGGGGAGGAGCCAGCAAGCGCGGAAAGCACTAGTCATCGTCCTTTATTTATAATGTTGAACTTAGAGTGGAActtgttatgtcgttgaacttggagtggtggtagctATTAGTAATGTGGaatttgttatgtcgttgaacttggagtggttgTAGCTATTAGTAATGTGGaatttgttatgtcgttgaacttggagtggtggtagctctATGTTAAACTTGAACTTATTGTGATGGTCCTTTCTAAGAAATGATGTCTTTGGTGAACACTTTTTAAACATTAATGTTTATTATACGAAATGTTGAACTGTGGCTGAAAATGACCCAGTATGAATGACAAAAAAACactaagtgtttgtgcagcgcctagctggcgggcgccacactctacagtgcagcgcCCAGCAGCAAGGCGTTGCACTGTAAAGTGTGGCGCCcccaggctaggcgctgcacaaaaaCTTAGCGAATTTTTTGGCCCAAACTGGAGGCGTACCTTCTGTTGCTCTATGGATAGCTACAgacttgtgcagcgcctagcccggaggcgccacactctatagtgcagcgccttgcggctaggcgttgcactgtagagtgaggcgcctccgagctaggcgctgcacaaacacttagcgaaatttttgccccaaactggaggcctaccttctgtggctctctggatagctacagacttgTGCAGCGCCAAGCCCGGAGGCGCTACActatacagtgcaacgcctagccgcaaactcattgtcatcgtccgcatactcatcattgtcctcttgcaaagcttcatcttggttgtttgtaaacgggctcaatgttggcctcacttcttgggtcaaaagaggttcaacaatttcatctcgcttcaagggtgggggACTACTAGCAACctaaggggaggggttccggttcaagtccaaatgcaaacttgaatcaaccttcttcgttgcaaataactcaagagccttgtctagtgattcggccaccgtctccttgtatgcaacccaacgttgctccgagttgacacgcattgtcttccaacggatgtgcattccaaaaccaacattatgccttccctccaactcaataatatcactagggtccatccaattcaaatctttcctaacttgttgcaagagctccgcatagctaggactactatcaaacaccatgtcaagctcatccgggtccggttctaTATTGCCTTTCAAAAtggcgtctttgtccccatgatgaacaaacacacatgttcttcccatccctataagcattcaaagaACACAAGGTAACATTACTTCCATGAGACTAATCCAAGGATAAACacggaatacaaaccctaatatatatatcaaacaacaaccctaaccctaaccctaaccctaaccctaaccataaccataaccctagccctaaacctaactctagcaccaacataagagcacccataagaataaccctagcatactaacaaagcctaatcatagaaattggcaaacaaacatctcacatctccatgcaaatctctagatccaaacaaaactagggtttttcccaaactagcaacaaatgagcaatgggagaactttacttggatcaaaacaaggggatcggagaatATTACCTTAAGGGAGGatttgacttcgaaatccacggacaaatttttcaaatttgcaagatttgggagaggatttgagagggggagagagtgggtgTGGGGCCAAAACTCGGGGAGAGAGTGGGAGAATGTGTGGTGTGGCGGGGTGGGGGGCAGCAaagtggctggataagtcacagccgctaggcgctgcacattacatgtgtggcgcctagcggctaggcgctgcactgctgaGTGCGGGtccaggggctgccacggtggacaggtGTGCAACGCCGCCGCTCTAGGCGCTGCACAATACGGTGTGGCGCCGGCGTGacgggcgctacacaaaaaggtcagagaagtgaaatagtttcgcacccagttCAATCTGTGAAATGATTTCGTCCCGAGgccaaaattgtcaaatttgccatcAAAATAGCTGTCGCGTGCGTCGGTTGCACAAGCGCCCGCAATTCCCCTCCACCTCCCTTCTCTTAAACCAATCAGACGCTAGAATCCTTGGCAATTCGCCGCTCCTCCGATCCGTTCGCCGCCGCCGGGATCGACCATGTCGTACGCCTACCTCTTCAAGTACATCATCATCGGCGACACAGGTTCGCACAATCTCTCCCCTGCCCCTCCCGAATCTCTCCCGTATGGCCCCTGGGTAGGAATAGGATCGGATCCGCGACGCTGCTGAGCTGCTTTCTTGGCCCATGCGCGCCGCTTGCTTTTCTTTTAGCGCGTCGTGATTGCTTGTCTTTTCTTTTTGCAGGCGTGGGCAAGTCATGCCTGCTGCTGCAGTTCACCGACAAGAGGTTTCAGCCCGTGCACGACCTCACCATCGGCGTCGAGTTCGGCGCCCGCATGATCACCATCGACAACAAGCCCATCAAGCTCCAGATTTGGGACACGGTTCGTGCTCCACGCCGTGCCCTTTCTGTTACAACTAGCAACTCTTGATTCAGATGCAATTTAATTTTGGCCAGTATAGTTATTTTCCCTCCTACTGCTTGCAGTATTGCCCCCCGGGAGTAAATGAAGCATACATTCCTTGCTTTATTGTCTTGTCATATGCTAGTTTACAGTATATTAGTAGTTATCTTGGTTAGATATGGATCACTCTCTCTGGTCAGAAAAGGATGCCCCATTTGGGCATTGCTGCTTTGGCACGGATTCTAAAAACCAACTTCCATCTCTCTGTTGGTCACCAATTTCCGTTGTAATATGTAATATATTTGCAAAGCCTAATAAAAGATTATAGTAATCCAGTGTTTCCCAGATAAACCTACTAGTATGCATTTCTTGAGACGGTCTAAATAGTATGTATTCATCAAGCTGTTTTTTTTTAATTAAAGTTCTAATGGTTTGACTGCATTTCCACCCATTATGGGGACATTTTTGTTACCGAAGGGGTCCTTTTGTGGCCACTTAACTTAAGAGTTTCGCACTCATGTTTATACTTGTTCTTTTAGCTTGTTCATCATACCATGTTATGATTTACTTTTCCTTAGTTACATAACAAGTTTTGCTGTTGATGACTGCTTTGGCATGTGATTTTGCTTGGGATTGCATGTTTCTGTAGTCCAGGATCCACCGTGGTTGTTGAGTTCGACTTCACAGAGCCCTCCATCTCATACCTATCATTTCTTCACATTACAGGCTGGCCAAGAATCATTCAGATCTATAACAAGATCATACTACAGAGGTGCTGCTGGTGCTCTTTTGGTTTATGATATCACCAGGTACAGTAGGTTTGGGAATACAACACTTTTTGTGTTCAAATTTCTGCATGCTAATGGTCCTTCCACCTGACTGACCATACTTCAGGAGGGAAACTTTTAACCATCTTGCGAGCTGGCTAGAAGATGCAAGACAGCATGCAAATGCCAATATGACAGTGATGTTAATCGGAAACAAATGTGATCTGTCTCATAGACGGGCTGTCAGCTACGAGGAGGGTGAACAGTTCGCCAAGGAGCATGGTCTAGTCTTTATGGAGGCATCTGCAAAAACAGCACAAAATGTTGAGGAGGTGATGGTTTATTCCTAGTGTGCTTTGTGGGATTACACTTTTTAGTTTGTGTCCAAAAAGAAAACTCATCCTTTTTGTGGTGCAGGCATTCATTAAGACGGCTGGAACAATATACAAGAAAATCCAAGATGGTGTTTTTGATGTATCTAATGAGGTGAGTGTTAAATTGCTTGGATTTTCTGTTTATCAAATAACCAAGTTAAATATATTGGTCTGGTCTCCTTCTGGTGCCATACAtaacttgtactccctctgttcctaaatataagtctttttagagagtataatatggactacatatggagcaaaatgagtgaatctacactctaaaatacgtctatatacatccgtatgtagtccatattggaatctctaaaaagacttacatttaggaacggagggagtataacagtTTTTTACTGGAGATCTTGTCATAAGAAAATGCAACAAAATGGCTTTGGGGATATGTTGCTTGTTCCATGTGAGATCCAAGAGATCTCAAAAATGTGCAACTGTAGATCCATATAGATCTTGGTAATATGTCTAGAGGGTATCTTATCAGGTTGTAAGCATTTAAGTTTTGGTAGGAGGACAGGTGTACTTGGGCAGGTCAACAAACTTTTCTGTGTTAGGTAGTAATTGGAAGTGCGATCATGTGCTTCTCTTAGCATTTGATCATCTAAGCATCAGGGGATGAGTGTGGATAGGTGATTAGATGAGTCTCCAGTTATATATTCTCTCTTTTCTTGTCTCCTGTATTTTTTGCTTTGTCATTGGCAGCTCCTTTTGTTCCATTCGATACCCCATAAATGCAGCTTTTCGTCCTTTATAGTAGTGTTGGCGAATAGATGAAACCAAAGTTTGATTTACATTCATTCTTCTTCTAAGAACGTCTCTTCTGCTTGATTCTGAAACAGTAGTTGTTTTCATTTCCTGTAGCGCTGATTGGCTAGGCTAGCACTGCTCCTCCCCCAAACTAATGTTCTCAATGTATAATGTTCTTTCCTTATTCGCTGTAGTCCTACGGAATCAAAGTTGGCTATGCTGTCCCCAATGCATCTGGAGGTGGTGCTGGCTCGTCCTCTCAAGCAGGTGGCTGCTGCAGTTAAGCAAGTTTACGACCAAGTCCTATCATGTGAGACTGAAAACAGCTGCCCAGGTTGTTGTCCTTCCTTCCGCCATTGACGGTGTAATCAGTGAGCAAATGTTCATCAATGGTGCTTGTCTACACAGCGCAATCTTTCTGTAAAGCAAACATCTATAGTTTCTGTCCATTTGTGTCTGTAACTAAATGGTGTGGATATTCATTTGTTCGATGTAATAATGCTTTGTAGACTACAGACATGGCTGTGCAGCAATTGCCCTGATCCATGTCACAATATTTGCCCTGATCCTTCCATTGCGCAGTATTTGTTCACGCTATTTGTGCTTGTTGTTGATGATGCATTTAATATTTGCCCAATAGCAATAGTCACAACCATTGTTCAACTTTGTCGGATATTTTACTCATACTTTGTCTCTCCCATGCTTGGAACATACCAAGTTGTTAAAAATAGAGAAAATGAACAAAATTGACAAGCACCCAGATAAATTTCCTAGAAATGGGAATCATGACACAGTAATCGCAATATAAAGATAGCACACTTTTGAACACCCGCAATATAAAGCTAGCACACTTTAGAACATCagtcaaacaacaacaacaacaaagcaacaaagcctttagtcccaaacaagttgggtagGCTAAAGGTGAAACCAATAAGATCTCGCAACAACTCATGACTCTGGCACAtagatagcaagcttccacgcacccctgtccatagctagttctttggtgatactccaatccatCAGGTCTCttttaacggactcctcccatgtcaaattcggtctaccccgccctctcttgacattctccgcacgctttagccgtccattatgcactggagcttctgaaggcctgcgctgaatatgcccaaaccatctcagacgatgttggacaagcttctcctcaattggtgctaccccaactctatctcgtatatcatcattccggactcgatccttcctcgtgtggccacacatccatctcaacatacgcatctccgccacacctaactgttgaacatgtcgtcttttagtcggccaacactccgcgccatacaacattgcgggtcgaaccgccgtcctgtagaacttgccttttagtttttgtggcactctcttgtcacagagaatgccagaagcttggcgccacttcatccatccggctttaattcgatggttcacatcttcatcaatatcccatcctcctgcaacattgaccccaaataccgaaagatGTCCTTCCGAGGTATCACCCGGCCATCAagcctaacctcctcctcctcacacctagtagtactgaaaccgcacatcatgtactcggttttagttctactaataagcctaaaccctttcgattccaaggtttgtctccataactcaaCTTCCTATTTATCAACATCAGtcaaacaccaacaacataattCCACATCAAGAACAGCTGGTACAGCCAATATCAATGTCTTCCTGGCTCTAATAAGAATATTGCTCCGTACAAGTAAGAAACCAGATTACACTGCACACAAGCATGCAGTGCAAAATTTCCAAGGTATAACATAGCTCAGCGCCCCCTGCCACGACCGCGCCCACGACCACGGCCGCGCCCACGACCCATAGGTTTCCCTGCATCCAGATGAAGGAAGGGGTGTTCAGAGGACGGCGCCAGTGATAGTGCATAATAAACAAAATAAAACACAGAAAGACACTAATACCAAACCTGCAGTAGGCTTCTTAGGCTTCACCCTTGGTGTTTCCTCAACCAGCAACGTCTCCAGGTTTAAGCTGTCAGGAAGGATGTAATATCGAATGTTGTTTCCCCTCACACTAAGGTGGTCAAGGGTAACAGGATTCTTCCCTTTCAGTGTGAGCTTGACAGTCTTCAGATGAGTATTCATGCTGATGTCGACGCCTACAAAATAGGCATGAACTCAGGACACATGCATACACTACTAATGAATACACTTCAGGATGATTACAGGCCATAATACAAAATGATGAGAAAAAAATTTATATCAAAGGACTGACAGACAGATTAATTGTAACTAAATATGGATATGAATGCAAGACTAGCACTTCTGAAACCAGAATCCACTACTTTTACTAAAACAACACAGCTCATGCCATTTTCAAACTCTGTTCCAGCAAAACTCCTATATGTTCACATTAGATACTCAATAACTTGAAAAAATTTGAAAATACAAAACAATATTTCCTACAACCTTAACATGTGGTTTACATCGAGTACAAATTTCGAGTGATTGTGTTGTGTAGATATCACAGGTAGGAAAGATCAGAAAGTCTAATGAAGTGAGATCCGATGAATGGGATATGTAAAGTATTTGAGGACATTCCTAAAATCAATCACCAGCATGACTATCTCAGCTGCAGATGTTATTATTCAAAAAGGAAGATTAACTTTAGTTATCTGAAGTTGTTAGAACTTCATAACATAGTAAATTGTTCATTGCTATATCAGAGCAAGTATAAAGGATGACATAAGAGGTGCCATATCATATTTATGATGAgttggaggagagagaagagaaacaGGCTATAAATTAGTAGCTAGCTCAGCACAGGCTGCAAGAAGCACTGTCAGAGAAGGAGAAGGGGCAGGTAGTGATAAAGTAGAAAATGCCTATAGTTTACTATTATATGGGTTGGCTTTTAGTTAGGCTATAGATGACAGAGAACTGCTATACAGACGACATTCACAGACGATTTCAGCACGACACTCCATCTCACACCATCCATTCAAGGCGCCAATGTACAAAAAGTTGTTGGATTTGGCATCGGCTCAGGATCGTGCAAGCAAATGTCGTCTGTGAAGTAGTTTCGTAGATGACATGACTATTATACAGagccagcagttggctatactattaaccatgctctcaaACGATGCCAGCTCATGAAGGAAACATTATATTCTTAGCATTTTTACTGCACAGAATTACATTTGCAGAATACATTTCAATTAACTAGCTTAACATCTTAACAAATACAATTAAATCTATAAAATGAATTAACATGCTCTCAGTCACCAGATTTGTCAAGCCTGTCTATTAACAGGCGTATACAGGGACTATGGAACCTATAGATGCTGCAGTCTCAACTAAGAGCACGTAACTTTAAATGGACGTGGAAAACAAGACTAAACAATCAACCATGAAAAGATTTGCAGAACCAAGCTTGTGGCAACATTTAGGTAAGTACAGCTAGCACATGCTGAGTTTATTTAACATGCTATATTACCTTGTAACAAGTTACAGACAGAGAAATTCTATAGAACAAATGTCAAAATACACACTATTAAAGCTTACTTAGCAAGGCATAGAAAACTGTCCGCCTGAAGTTTTCCTACAAAACCTAATATATTCCACCAGGGATTCAAAACATGAAAAAGGTAATTCAGTaagaaaatactccctccattcacaaatataagatgttcaaaCCTTTTTCTaaatcagatgtatatagacacgttttagtgtgttcGTTCGCTCATTTCAGTcaatatgtagtccatattgaaatatccaaaacatcttatatttgtgaacggagggagtacattttaggTTTCATTTGATACTTTCTTTGCCATTTCCATTTCAACATCCGGTAACCTAATCATCTGGTCATCAACGTCTTGTCATCGCTCAACAGTTATCCAATCTATGTTTGGTTTACCACGACATAAGCAACATTACCTACTGAAATCAGGATACTGCAAGAAATTAATCAAACAATTCCCATCAGAATTTGCTACTTCTACTACTAGTAACCTGAATAAGTAAACTACGAATAGATGCAACATTAAGAGATACACATAAAAGCTTAACCAAAAACAAAAATACAGACAGCCGCAGGATTCGACTAAAAGGAAGGCTCAAGTGCACACTAGCTCGACATGGCAGCAAGCAGATGACAGCGCCGAAGACCAACAAACAGCCCTGCTATGTCCATGGATTCCAATGACAGGGACAGAGGCTTTGCACAGAAAATCAAGTGGCTTCTTAAAAGTCATAGCAAACATAAGCAATATTACCTTGTATCAAGTTACAGACAGAAATTCTATAGAACGAATGTCAAAATACACACTATTAAAGCTTACTTAGCAAGGCATAGAAAACTGTCCGCCTGAAGTTTTCCTACAAAACCTAATATATTCCACCAGGGATTCAAAACATGAAAAAGGTAATTCAGTaagaaaatactccctccattcacaaatataagatgttcaaaCCTTTTTCTaaatcagatgtatatagacacgttttagtgtgttcGTTCGCTCATTTCAGTcaatatgtagtccatattgaaatatccaaaacatcttatatttgtgaacggagggagtacattttaggTTTCATTTGATACTTTCTTTGCCATTTCCATTTCAACATCCGGTAACCTAATCATCTGGTCATCAACGTCTTGTCATCGCTCAACAGTTATCCAATCTATGTTTGGTTTACCACGACATAAGCAACATTACCTACTGAAATCAGGATACTGCAAGAAATTAATCAAACAATTCCCATCAGAATTTGCTACTTCTACTACTAGTAACCTGAATAAGTAAACTACGAAAAGATGCAACAAGAGATACACATAAAAGCTTAACCAAAAACAAAAATACAGACAGCCGCAGGATTCGACTAAAAGGAAGGCTCAAGTGCACACTAGCTCCACATGGCAGCAAGCAGATGACAGCGCTGAAGACAAACAAACAGCCCTGCTATGTCCATGGATTCCAATGACAGGGACAGATGCTTTGCACAGAAAATCAAGTGGCTTCTTAAAAGTCATAGCAAACAGGCGACACCGCGCTGGCGCCGTCACCAAATGCATCGAACCAAACAAGTGAACAACCCACCACCTCAGCAaagaacgccccccccccccccccccccccccaacccaccTAACACCCACACAAAAAATCTAGTTCTCTCAGTAAAGATCGGTGCGCAGCATACCAATGATGGTGCCGTGGACGGTGGTGCCATTCTTGAGCTCGATGGTCACCGTCTCGTTGTTCAGCTTCATCAAGAATCTGCAGGCCACCCAAATCCGCACCAATTTGGGCGGAAAATTGCACCGGAAGAATCAGTAAATTCCAGGGAAATCGAAACTGAATCCTAGAAAAAAGTCGAACAAGGCGCACCGGTTACCTGACGAGCTTCATCGTGGAGGCGCTTGGTGGCGGAGGTAAAGCTAGGGTTTTTGCAGGGA encodes the following:
- the LOC123144642 gene encoding small nuclear ribonucleoprotein SmD1a isoform X2; translation: MKLNNETVTIELKNGTTVHGTIIGVDISMNTHLKTVKLTLKGKNPVTLDHLSVRGNNIRYYILPDSLNLETLLVEETPRVKPKKPTAGKPMGRGRGRGRGRGRGRGR
- the LOC123144642 gene encoding small nuclear ribonucleoprotein SmD1a isoform X1 yields the protein MKLVRFLMKLNNETVTIELKNGTTVHGTIIGVDISMNTHLKTVKLTLKGKNPVTLDHLSVRGNNIRYYILPDSLNLETLLVEETPRVKPKKPTAGKPMGRGRGRGRGRGRGRGR